GACGATGGCGCCGTCCACGCGCCGATCGTTGTCGCACGAACGTCTGCGCAGGCACCGTTTGAACGCTTGGACGGCAAAGCCGTCCACCCTACGACATCGCGGTCACGATTGACGAGTCGTTGACGGCCCCCTGCGCCATCGCTTCCGACAACACCTGCCCCACGACGCCGTCGATGGCCAGCACCCGCGCGCTGCCCTCGTCGAGGGCGGCCGCCAGCTTGTCGGCCGGCAGCGAGAACGCCTCGCGCCGTCCGGCGCCCGAGAAGATGAACAGCGTGCGCAGCGGACTCACCCACGCCAGCTTGACCTTGCGCTCGCCGTCGCCCGTACGGAATGCCAGCCACATGCCGCGCTCCAGGCCGTCGACGGCCGACACCGCCGCCGCCCGCGCCGCGGCCTGTTCGGCTGCGGCATTTTCCAGCTCGACCCGGCGCAGCGCGTCCTGCTGGGCCGCGAGGGTGGCCAGTTCCAGCTGGCGTTCGGGCGACAGCTCGATGGGCGCACGCACGATCGCCGCATGGTATTCGGCCAGGCGGGCGAAGAATTGCAGGCGCTCCGCGTCCTGCCATTTGATGGCGTCGAGCCATTTATTCAGCGTCGCGAGCAGGCGCGGCAGCCGGGCGATCAAGGCCTTGCGCTGTTCCTGCGTGGCCTTGGGCTTGACGCTCCAGATCAGATCGTCCATGGCGCGGGTGGCGTTGCCGACGGCGCCCGGGCGCGCATCCTCGATCGTGTGGGCGAACGTCAGCACCGTCGTCCAGCGCTGTTCGAGGAAGCCGCTGACGACGTCGACGACGCCCCCGGCCTGCACGCGCAGCGCGACGGCGTCGCGCGCCTGGCGTGCCGCCACCTGGTGCCGTTCCTGCTTGATGGCCGTGGCGACCGGAGCGGCCAGCGCCGCTTCCTGTGCGGACTCGTCGGCCGCGATGCCGGCCTCCAGTTCGGCGACGGCGCTGGCGAACGCATCCGGCTTGGCCTCGCCCGCGCGCGCGACGCTGCGCTGCATGGCCTGGAACAGCGGGTCGTTCGCGTTCTGGCGCTGGTCCCAGCCGACGCGCGACATCAGGTCGACGAGCCGGCGTGCCGGGTGCGCTTCCTCGAAGAAGAAATTCTTGTCGAGCAGCGCCGCCTTGAGCACAGGCACTTGCAGCAACTGCAGCAGCGCGCGCGTACGCGGCGGAATGCTGTCGTCCAGCAGCACGGTCTCGAAGACGCGCGACAGCAGGTCCAGCGTGCGCTCGTCGCCGCGCGGCAAGCTGCCCTGGGGCAGGCTCTGCTTGAAACGCGGCAGATAGAACACATCGGGCGCCTGCGCGCCGGATGCGGCCGCCTGCGGTTCCTGCGCCAGGACCGGCTCGATGCGTGCCAGCAAATCCAGCAGCGGCGCCGCGCCGTGGTTCTGCGCCAGCGCCCCGCGCAGGGCGGCGGACCAACCGGACTGGGGGATGTCGGAAGCGGCCGGCGCGAAGCCTGCCGCGGGCTGTGCAGGGATGCCGGACGGCGCGGCGAATCCGGACGCCGGCCGGGCGCCGGACGCCGCCCGACCCGCCTGCCCTGCCTGCCCCGCCGCAAACGCGCCGGCGCCGCTGGGCCGCCAGCCGCCGGCGCTGGACGGCAGGTCGGGCAGATCCGGAATCAGCGGCACGCCATCCTCGCCGCCATCGTCGCCGAACAGCTTGCGCAATCGATCGGCGAGGGCTGCGCGCTGGCCGGCGCGGGCCGCTTTCGCGGCGGCCGCGTCGTCCGTCTTCTGGATGCGGTAGGCATCGACGGAACCCGGCTGGCCGCCCTTGCGCAGGGCGGCGATGAGGGACTCGAGCAGCGGCCCGAAATCGAACACGACGTCGGGGCGCAGCAGGGTCAGGATGAGGCCGTGGGCATCGGTCTCCGGCTCGAACTCGCGCCATGCTTCTTCGATGGCGCCGAGGAAGACTTCGGGACGGAAAGGATTGCCGTCGGCACGCAGCACGCCGCGTCCGAGCAGCATGCCGAGGCGCACGGCCAGGGTCGCGAGGGCGTCGGAATGGGCGATGTCGAACGGCCGGGCCAGCGCCCCCAATGCGAGCCGGCTGTCCATTTCGTCCAACGGGACGAGACTCAGCGCGGCGGCCGACGGGCGCTTGGATGCGGCCTGTGGCAACAGGCGGTCGAGTTCGCGGCGCAAGGCCAGCTCGATCGCGCCCGACGCCAGGTGGAAAAAGGCGTAGGCGTTGTCCTTGAGCAGGCGGGCCGACTTGACGCGGCGGTACACGTCCTGCGGATCGCCCTGCTGCTGGCCGACGTCGCCCAGCGCCGCGGCCATCCGGGCCGTCATCGCGGTCAGCTGCTCCTTGACGTGGTCGGCCGCGATACCGGCGAGCGCATCCAGCGTCGCCTGTTGCGGCGACGCGGCCTTGCGGGCGGCCGGCGTCTGGTCTTGGCTGGATGACATGGTGGCGATAAAAGCGGAGGCATCCATATTGTGGCACATTATTTCCAAGTGGCAACAGAAATCGATATGCCCAGCGGGTCGCGCAGCGCCGAGATAAAAATGCTTATGCTATTGAAGAGCCAGTCTTGCGACATAAAACGCTATGCTGCACCGCAAGATAACGGTTGCCAGCGAATAAGAATATGCGAATTCCGTGCATACGGAGAAGATTATTGCTTTCGAAATGCGCCTTGTCCTACAACAGTACAAGGGGTGATCCGATACCCGATCAATTGCCGCGCTCGCATCATTGCATTACCGAAATCGCTACCGAATGTCAATGTTCGGCGGCACATCGGTAAGCACGACATCTCCACTATCAGAAAGGAATGATCATGGCTGCGAACAAAAATTCTTCGCGCTCGGGCAACCAGGGCGGCTCCCACGAACAACACGTCAAGGCTGGCCAGCAAAGCCACAAAAACGACGGCAACAAGCAGTCGGGTTCCGGCTCGGGCTCGCGCTCGGGCGGCTCGGGCGGCACCCGCGGCGGCACCCCGGAGCAGCACGCCGAGGCTGGCCGTCAAAGCCACAAGAACGACAACAAGCGCTGATCGCGGCGCACGCCGGACCGATCCGATTTCCGGGTTCGGTCATACACGGTAACGACACAGGAAGTACGGAAAGAGCCTGAAGCGGGACAACCGCTACAGGCTCTGTCTGTGTTTGTGGAACGCACGAACGCCGCCCGTGCGGACGGGCGGCGCGAGACGGCGAATCAGATGTTGCGCAGGTACGAGCCCTTGGGCGGCGCGAAGTCGACGATGTCGTCGATCATCCCTGCCACCTTGGCGTCGCGCGCGTTCAGGTGCAGGTCGCCGTACTGGTGGATCCCCCACTGCTCCGGCGTCAGCTCGATGTGCTTGCGCAGGATCGATTCCGTGCGCGCATCGTCGGCGCGCAAGCCTTCGACGATGATGTTGAGCGCATCCGGACGCGAACCCGGCGACGCCGTCGCATGCGATTTGTGGATCATGAAGCGCGCCGTCTCGCTCGCATAGCGCTGCTTGCCCGCCAGGAACAGGATCACCGCGATCGATGCGACGGCGCCGCCGTTGTACATGACGCAGTTGACGGGCGCATTGGCCAGGAAGTTATACAGGCACAGGCCGTCGCTGACATAGCCGCCGTTCGATTGCAGGAGGATGTGCGCGGTCTCGATGCCGTCCTCGTTCATGCTGGCCACCGCTTCGAAGACGCGATGCACCATGTCGCTGTTCACGTCGCCGGACAGGGTAAAGTACCCTTCCTTCTGTTTTGCTTGATCTTCGCTCATAGTGGTCTCTTCTGTCGCAAGGGTCGTAGAGCAAGTGTAACAAAACACGTCCGCAGGGCCATGTGGCCGCGCTGCAATAGTGCGCACCCTCGCCGGTCGCCCTCGCCCGCCGCCCTCTCCAGATTGACTTCCCGGCACCACTCGCATAGACTTCGCAGTCTTGATCGGGAGAGCGCAGCACAGGCTGCCGCCGAAGGGGCATCACCCAAAAACTCTCAGGCAACCGGACCGGTCGGGGGCTGCTGCGCGATAAGCGCGGCGGACCAACTCTGGAGAGCGGCCTTCACGGCCCACCGAAGGGGCAGGCGATGCGACACGACGCGCCGCTATCTCTCAGGTACCGAGGACAGAGGGGTGTGAGAGCATGCGGATCGCCGCGTGCGCGACCCCATTTTCTGCCGAGGATCCACCCATGACGCTCAAAGCGACCCCGCTCAATTCCGTACACCGCGCCCTCGGCGCCAAGATGGTCGACTTCGGCGGCTGGGACATGCCCGTCAACTACGGCTCCCAGATCGAAGAACACCATGCCGTGCGTGGCGATGCCGGCATGTTCGACGTGTCGCACATGTGCGTGGTCGACGTGCGCGGCGCCAACGTGCGCGCCTTCCTGCGCGGCCTGCTGGCCAATAACGTCGACAAGCTGCAGGCGCCGGGCAAGGCCTTGTACTCGTGCATGCTCAATCCCCAGGGCGGCGTCATCGACGACCTGATCGTCTATTACTTCGCCGAAGACTGGTTCCGCCTCGTCGTGAACGCGGGCACGGCCGAGAAGGACATCGCCTGGATCCGCCAGCAGAACGACGCCACGGGCAGCGGCCTGACCATCACCCCGCGCCGCGCCGACCTGAGCGATGATGGCATCGCCCTCGTCGCCGTGCAGGGTCCGAACGCCCGCGCGAAAGTCTGGCAGGTCGTGCCGCAGACGCAGGCGCCGTCGGAGGGCCTGAAGCCCTTCAACGCCGTCGTCGTGGAAGGCACGCCGTTCGGCGAACTGATGGTCGCGCGCACCGGCTACACGGGCGAAGACGGCTTCGAGATCGGCGTGCCGGCCAGCCAGGTCGAGGCCTTGTGGAACGCCCTCGCCGCCGCCGGCGTCAAACCGGCCGGCCTGGGCGCGCGCGACACGCTGCGCCTGGAAGCGGGCATGAATCTGTACGGCCAGGACATGGACGACAACGTGTCCCCGCTGGACGCGGGCCTCGCCTGGACCGTCGACCTCGTGTCGGAACGCGACTTCATCGGCAAGTCCGCCCTGCAGCAAGCCGGCCAGAAGCAGAACTTCGTCGGCCTGATCCTGCGCGAAAAAGGCGGCATCCTACGCGCCCACCAGAAGGTCGTGGCCGCATCGGGCAATGCCGGCGAGATCACGAGCGGTACGTTCAGCCCGTCGATGCAGCAGGCGATCGCGCTGGCGCGCGTGCCGCTGGACGTGGCGATCGGCGATACCGTCCACGTGGAAATCCGCGACAAGAAACTGGCCGCGTCCGTCGTCAAACTGCCGTTCGTGCGTAACGGCAAGATCCTCGCTTCCTGAACAAACACTTATACTTACCGCACCATCCATCACTACGGAGTTACGCACATGAACATCCCAGCCGACCTGAAGTACACCGAGTCCCACGAGTGGGTCCGCCAGGAGGCCGACGGCACCCTGACCGTGGGCATCACCGAATATGCGCAGGACGCCCTGGGCGACATCGTGTTCGTCGAACTGCCGCAGGTCGGCAAGACCTTCACGGCCGGCGATGACGCCGCCGTCGTGGAATCCGTCAAGGCCGCCAGCGACATCTACGCGCCGGTGTCCGGCACCGTGACCGCCGTGAACCAGGCGACCGCGGACGCGCCGGACTCGATCAACGCGGATGCGTATGCCGCCTGGCTGTTCAAGCTGAAGCCTTCGGATCCGTCCGCCGTCAACAACCTGCTCGACGCGGCTGCCTACGGCAAGACCACCGAAGGTTGATGCTCACCCGTGCGCCTCATCTACGTCGTTCCCGCGCAAGCGGGAACCCATACTGAGCCACCTTCGGCCACTCAGCATGGATTCCCGCTTGCGCGGGAATGACGGCCTGAAGTAGCCCTTCTCGCCGAATCTTTTTCTCGTCCTTATCATGACCCGCACCAGCCTGACCCAACTCGAAGCACGCGATGGCTTCATCCCGCGCCACATCGGCCCGTCCGCATCCGAACAGGCGGCCATGCTGTCCGCGCTCGGCTACGCCACGCGCGCCGAGCTGATCGACGCCGTCGTTCCCGCCAACATCCGCCGCAAGGACAAGCTGGACCTGGGCCAGTTCTTCGAGCCGCTGCCCGAGCAGGCCGCGCTCGCGAAGCTCAAAGGCATCGCGTCGCAGAACAAGGTCATGAAGTCGCTGATCGGCCAGGGCTACTACGGCACGCACACGCCGCCCGTCATCCTGCGCAACATCTTCGAAAACCCGGCCTGGTACACGGCGTACACGCCGTACCAGCCGGAGATCTCGCAGGGCCGCCTGGAAGCCATCCTGAACTTCCAGCAGGTGATCACCGACCTGACCGGCATGGGCATCGCCAACGCGTCGATGCTGGACGAAGGCACGGCCGCCGCCGAAGCGATGACGCTGATCCAGCGCGTGGGCAAATCGTCCTCCAAAGTGTTCTACGTCGCCGACGACGTGCTGCCGCAGACCCTGGAAGTCGTGCAGACGCGCGCCGTGCCGATCGGCGTCGAGGTGCGCACCATCGCAGCCGCCGACATCGGGAACCTGTCCGAAACCTGCTTTGGCGTGCTGCTGCAATACCCGGGCGTGAACGGCGACGTGCGCGATTACCGCGCGGCCGTCGAGAAGCTGCATGCCGCGGGCGCGATGGTCGTCGTCGCGGCCGACCTGCTGTCGCTGGCCGTGCTCACGCCGCCGGGCGAATGGGGTGCGGACGTCGTCGTCGGCAACAGCCAGCGCTTCGGCGTGCCGCTCGGCTTCGGCGGCCCGCACGCGGGCTACCTGGCCACGCGCGACGAATACAAGCGCAGCATGGCGGGCCGCCTGGCCGGCGTCACCATCGACGCCCAGGGCAACCCGGCCTTCCGCCTCGCGCTGCAGACGCGCGAACAGCATATCCGCCGCGAAAAGGCGACGTCGAACATCTGCACCGCGCAGGTGCTGCTGGCCGTGATGGCCTCGATGTACGCCGTCTACCACGGCCCGCAAGGCCTGGCTGGAATCGCCCGCCGCGTGCACCGCTACACCGGCATCCTGGCCACCGCGCTGAAGGGCCTGGGCTTCCAGTTGGCGAACGAGACCTACTTCGACACGCTGACCGTCATCGCCGACAATGCCGACGAGATCCACCGCGTGGCCAACGACAACGGCATCAACCTGCGCCGCATCGATGCGCGCCACGTGGGCATCTCGCTGGACGAGACGATCACCCGCGACGACATCGCGCTGCTGGTAAAAATCTTCGGCGGCGCCGACGTGGACTTCGACGCGCTGGACAACGACGCGGCGGATGCGTATCCGTCCGCGCTGGCCCGCACGAGCGCCTACCTGACGCACCCGACGTTCAACCGCTACCACGCCGAGCACGAGATGCTGCGCTACCTGCGCGCGCTGGCCGACAAGGACCTGGCCCTCGACCGCACGATGATCCCGCTCGGCTCCTGCACGATGAAGCTGAACGCGACGTCCGAGATGATCCCGGTGACGTGGCCGGAGTTCTCGAACATCCACCCGTTCGCGCCCGACGACCAGACGGTCGGCTACCGCGAGATGATCGCCCAGCTGGAAGCAATGCTGTGCGCCGTGACGGGTTATGCGGGCGTGTCGCTGCAGCCGAACGCCGGTTCGCAGGGCGAGTACGCGGGTCTGCTGATCATCCAGAAATACCACCAGTCGCGCGGCGAAGGCCATCGCAACATCTGCCTGATCCCGTCGTCGGCGCACGGCACCAATCCGGCGTCCGCGAACATGGTGGGCATGAAGGTCGTCGTGACGGCGTGCGACGCCAACGGCAACGTGGACCTCGCGGACCTCAAGAAAAAGGCCGAAGAGCACAGCGCCAATCTGGCCTGCGTGATGGTCACTTACCCGTCCACGCACGGCGTGTTCGAGGAAGGCATCAAGGAACTGTGCGAGATCGTGCATGCGCACGGCGGCCAGGTGTATGTCGACGGCGCCAACATGAACGCGCTGGTCGGCGTGGCAGGCCCAGGCCTGTTCGGCGGCGACGTCAGCCACCTGAACCTGCACAAGACGTTCTGCATTCCGCACGGCGGCGGCGGTCCTGGCGTCGGCCCGGTGGCCGTGGCCGAGCACCTCGTGCCGTTCCTGCCGAACCAGGCGTCGACGGGCTACCAGCGTGACGAGCAAGGCATCGGCGCCGTCAGCTCGGCGCCGTACGGCTCGGCGTCGATCCTGCCGATCTCGTGGATGTACATCGCGATGATGGGCGCGGAGGGTCTCACCGCGGCGACGGAAACGGCGATCCTGAACGCCAACTACATCGCGCGCCGCCTGGCCCCGCACTATCCGGTGCTGTACACGGGCCACGACGGCCTCGTCGCGCACGAGTGCATCATCGACCTGCGCCCGCTGCAGGATGCCACCGGCATCAGCAACGAAGACGTGGCGAAACGCCTGATGGACTTCGGCTTCCACGCCCCGACGATGAGCTTCCCGGTGCCGGGCACCTTGATGATCGAGCCGACCGAGTCGGAATCGAAGGCGGAACTGGACCGCTTCATCGAAGCGATGATCTGCATCCACGCCGAGATCGTGAAGGTGGAGCGCGGCGAGTACGACCGCATGGACAATCCGCTGAAGGGCGCGCCGCACACGGCGGAAGTCGTCACTGCGGACGACTGGCAGCACACCTATTCGCGCGAAGTGGCCGCCTTCCCGGTGCCGTCGCTGCGCAAGAAGAAGTACTGGCCGCCGGTCGGCCGCGCGGACAATGCGTATGGCGATCGTAACCTCTTCTGCGGCTGCGCGCCGATC
This genomic stretch from Massilia putida harbors:
- a CDS encoding ATP-dependent Clp protease proteolytic subunit, which translates into the protein MSEDQAKQKEGYFTLSGDVNSDMVHRVFEAVASMNEDGIETAHILLQSNGGYVSDGLCLYNFLANAPVNCVMYNGGAVASIAVILFLAGKQRYASETARFMIHKSHATASPGSRPDALNIIVEGLRADDARTESILRKHIELTPEQWGIHQYGDLHLNARDAKVAGMIDDIVDFAPPKGSYLRNI
- the gcvH gene encoding glycine cleavage system protein GcvH is translated as MNIPADLKYTESHEWVRQEADGTLTVGITEYAQDALGDIVFVELPQVGKTFTAGDDAAVVESVKAASDIYAPVSGTVTAVNQATADAPDSINADAYAAWLFKLKPSDPSAVNNLLDAAAYGKTTEG
- the gcvT gene encoding glycine cleavage system aminomethyltransferase GcvT, translating into MTLKATPLNSVHRALGAKMVDFGGWDMPVNYGSQIEEHHAVRGDAGMFDVSHMCVVDVRGANVRAFLRGLLANNVDKLQAPGKALYSCMLNPQGGVIDDLIVYYFAEDWFRLVVNAGTAEKDIAWIRQQNDATGSGLTITPRRADLSDDGIALVAVQGPNARAKVWQVVPQTQAPSEGLKPFNAVVVEGTPFGELMVARTGYTGEDGFEIGVPASQVEALWNALAAAGVKPAGLGARDTLRLEAGMNLYGQDMDDNVSPLDAGLAWTVDLVSERDFIGKSALQQAGQKQNFVGLILREKGGILRAHQKVVAASGNAGEITSGTFSPSMQQAIALARVPLDVAIGDTVHVEIRDKKLAASVVKLPFVRNGKILAS
- a CDS encoding DUF1631 family protein — protein: MSSSQDQTPAARKAASPQQATLDALAGIAADHVKEQLTAMTARMAAALGDVGQQQGDPQDVYRRVKSARLLKDNAYAFFHLASGAIELALRRELDRLLPQAASKRPSAAALSLVPLDEMDSRLALGALARPFDIAHSDALATLAVRLGMLLGRGVLRADGNPFRPEVFLGAIEEAWREFEPETDAHGLILTLLRPDVVFDFGPLLESLIAALRKGGQPGSVDAYRIQKTDDAAAAKAARAGQRAALADRLRKLFGDDGGEDGVPLIPDLPDLPSSAGGWRPSGAGAFAAGQAGQAGRAASGARPASGFAAPSGIPAQPAAGFAPAASDIPQSGWSAALRGALAQNHGAAPLLDLLARIEPVLAQEPQAAASGAQAPDVFYLPRFKQSLPQGSLPRGDERTLDLLSRVFETVLLDDSIPPRTRALLQLLQVPVLKAALLDKNFFFEEAHPARRLVDLMSRVGWDQRQNANDPLFQAMQRSVARAGEAKPDAFASAVAELEAGIAADESAQEAALAAPVATAIKQERHQVAARQARDAVALRVQAGGVVDVVSGFLEQRWTTVLTFAHTIEDARPGAVGNATRAMDDLIWSVKPKATQEQRKALIARLPRLLATLNKWLDAIKWQDAERLQFFARLAEYHAAIVRAPIELSPERQLELATLAAQQDALRRVELENAAAEQAAARAAAVSAVDGLERGMWLAFRTGDGERKVKLAWVSPLRTLFIFSGAGRREAFSLPADKLAAALDEGSARVLAIDGVVGQVLSEAMAQGAVNDSSIVTAMS
- the gcvP gene encoding aminomethyl-transferring glycine dehydrogenase; this translates as MTRTSLTQLEARDGFIPRHIGPSASEQAAMLSALGYATRAELIDAVVPANIRRKDKLDLGQFFEPLPEQAALAKLKGIASQNKVMKSLIGQGYYGTHTPPVILRNIFENPAWYTAYTPYQPEISQGRLEAILNFQQVITDLTGMGIANASMLDEGTAAAEAMTLIQRVGKSSSKVFYVADDVLPQTLEVVQTRAVPIGVEVRTIAAADIGNLSETCFGVLLQYPGVNGDVRDYRAAVEKLHAAGAMVVVAADLLSLAVLTPPGEWGADVVVGNSQRFGVPLGFGGPHAGYLATRDEYKRSMAGRLAGVTIDAQGNPAFRLALQTREQHIRREKATSNICTAQVLLAVMASMYAVYHGPQGLAGIARRVHRYTGILATALKGLGFQLANETYFDTLTVIADNADEIHRVANDNGINLRRIDARHVGISLDETITRDDIALLVKIFGGADVDFDALDNDAADAYPSALARTSAYLTHPTFNRYHAEHEMLRYLRALADKDLALDRTMIPLGSCTMKLNATSEMIPVTWPEFSNIHPFAPDDQTVGYREMIAQLEAMLCAVTGYAGVSLQPNAGSQGEYAGLLIIQKYHQSRGEGHRNICLIPSSAHGTNPASANMVGMKVVVTACDANGNVDLADLKKKAEEHSANLACVMVTYPSTHGVFEEGIKELCEIVHAHGGQVYVDGANMNALVGVAGPGLFGGDVSHLNLHKTFCIPHGGGGPGVGPVAVAEHLVPFLPNQASTGYQRDEQGIGAVSSAPYGSASILPISWMYIAMMGAEGLTAATETAILNANYIARRLAPHYPVLYTGHDGLVAHECIIDLRPLQDATGISNEDVAKRLMDFGFHAPTMSFPVPGTLMIEPTESESKAELDRFIEAMICIHAEIVKVERGEYDRMDNPLKGAPHTAEVVTADDWQHTYSREVAAFPVPSLRKKKYWPPVGRADNAYGDRNLFCGCAPIEDYE